DNA from Terriglobus tenax:
CAAGACCGGCATCGGAACCCTCATCTTTGGCTGGGCCGGATGGGCCGTGGCAGCGGGCCTTGCCGTGGGTGGTTTCTATATCTACCGCCAGCGCGAGGAGCTGCAGCAGACCCTGCGTATGAATACGGCGCAGATGGCCAGCCTCTCAGAAGACGCCGCACGCGCGCGCACCATTCTCGACGCCCTGTCGGACAACACGACCCAGCGCGTCACCCTCACCCGCGCGGAGACCGCTCCTGCTCCCACCGGACGCGTCATCTATCGCTCCGACCGCGGCGTGCTGCTCTTCCTCGCCAGCAACATCGCTCCGGTCGCTCCGGACAAGACCTACGAGCTCTGGATCATTCCGACCGACACCAGCCGCTCACCCATCGCCGCCGGCACCTTCAAGCCGGATGCGCGCGGCAACGCCTCCATCGTCCTTCCCGATGTTCCAAAGGGCGTGGACGCGAAAGCCTTCGGTGTCACCATCGAAAACAATGGCGGCTCCCAGGTTCCCACGCTGCCCATCATCATGGTGGGCATGTAAGCAACAAGACATCGGTACAAGCAAAAGGGCGGACCCCCTCGGGGTCCGCCCTTTCTCTTACCTGAAAACTGGTTACTGTGCGTTCCGGCGAACGGCAACGCCATTTCCAAGCACGTCAATGGTGGTGTACTTGGTGTCGGTGCTGGTGTCGATCACCGTCAGCAGGTGCGAATCGCGGGCCGTCGTGTAGACCTTGCCCTTCGGCGTTCCGGTCACGGCGGTAATCCAGTTCGGATGCCCCGAAACCTTCACACGCGCGGTCACCGTGTTCGTCGTCAGGTTCACGACATACACCACGCCATTGCTCGCATCCGAATTCGTCGGATCGTCATCGCACATCACGTAGGCACGCGTAGCATCCTGCAGAGCGGAGACCTGCGTGCAGTTCTTGCCCAGCGGTACCGTCGCTACAACCGTTCCAAAGTCCGTCGCGTCCACCGGGTTGGTCGAGTCGCAGTTCGGATTGCTGGTCGAAGCATTCGCATTGCACAGCGGAACATTGATGATGCTCAGCGAACTGGTCGTCGATCCCTGGTTCAGCACCAGCAACTCATTGATCGTCGAAACCGTATCCGCCCAGACAGGCGTGGTTCCCACGGCAAGCGTGGGGTGCGCCGTATCCAGCGCATTGGCCTGCGCATTGATGACCGAGATGTTGTTGCTGCCCTTGTTCACGACAAAGACACGCTTCCCGTCAGCGCTCATCACGCCGTAGATCGGCTGCGTTCCAACATTGATGGAGGTCGAAATCGTGGAGGTCGCCGTCTCAATCGCCGCCGCGGTTCCCGTCGTGCCCGTACCCTGGCTGATGGCATAGTAGCGGGCCGAACCGGAGAGTCCGATCACGTACTGCGGATTGGCGCCGACGCTGTACTCCTGCCGCAGCGATGCCGGCGAACCGCCGACAATCTGGCCAATCGCAGAACGGCCAGGCTCGCTGACATACGCGCCCGCGGAGGTTGCCACCAGGGCATTTGCCTGCGCATCGGAAAACAGCGTCGTCGAGTAGACGATATTTGTCTTCAGCGTGGGAGAGACATCGAAATTGTTGAGCAGCGTTCCCGTCGAACTCGCATGCAGCGAGTAGCCCGTACCGCCGTTGCTGGCAGGCAGCAGGTCGAAATACGTGGGCTTCGGATCGATGTTGGCCACCGCCAGCACCGTGTCACCCGCGAAATCGACCACGGTGATCAGGCCGGGCTGATTATTTCCAGGGTCGGAAACAACGGCCAACAGCTTTTGCGGCTGCGTTGCCGGGCC
Protein-coding regions in this window:
- a CDS encoding YncE family protein codes for the protein MKMLAKAGAVLAAAASLVPLSGCGNTYRAVISSINPVGPATQPQKLLAVVSDPGNNQPGLITVVDFAGDTVLAVANIDPKPTYFDLLPASNGGTGYSLHASSTGTLLNNFDVSPTLKTNIVYSTTLFSDAQANALVATSAGAYVSEPGRSAIGQIVGGSPASLRQEYSVGANPQYVIGLSGSARYYAISQGTGTTGTAAAIETATSTISTSINVGTQPIYGVMSADGKRVFVVNKGSNNISVINAQANALDTAHPTLAVGTTPVWADTVSTINELLVLNQGSTTSSLSIINVPLCNANASTSNPNCDSTNPVDATDFGTVVATVPLGKNCTQVSALQDATRAYVMCDDDPTNSDASNGVVYVVNLTTNTVTARVKVSGHPNWITAVTGTPKGKVYTTARDSHLLTVIDTSTDTKYTTIDVLGNGVAVRRNAQ
- a CDS encoding anti-sigma factor encodes the protein MIEPRHIPADDLALYAMQFLTPEEAAVVQTHLRTCPDCRRELATIQGDLAAFAHTAEMQSPPTLSRQRLMTQVGHEKKAIPAPEPMLRPHHSSDGAVPFAGYGRQTSFEDEYEDEAPRKTGIGTLIFGWAGWAVAAGLAVGGFYIYRQREELQQTLRMNTAQMASLSEDAARARTILDALSDNTTQRVTLTRAETAPAPTGRVIYRSDRGVLLFLASNIAPVAPDKTYELWIIPTDTSRSPIAAGTFKPDARGNASIVLPDVPKGVDAKAFGVTIENNGGSQVPTLPIIMVGM